A portion of the Carya illinoinensis cultivar Pawnee chromosome 11, C.illinoinensisPawnee_v1, whole genome shotgun sequence genome contains these proteins:
- the LOC122280810 gene encoding cytochrome P450 71A1-like codes for MAQLPWLMLQSWQELHKIPVLNPYLSLLFIFSILYVSKLILKSGKSNLPPSPTKLPIIGNLHQLGTLPHRSFRSLSKKYGPVMLLHLGHAPSLVVSSADMAREVMKTHDITFSNRPRTTAADILLYGCTDIGFASYGEYWRQARKICVLELLSLRRVQSFQYVREEEVILLTNRIRESCLKQTSINLSEMFFATSNNIVSRCTLGQKYEGGDGKSRFQQLARRLMVLLTAFCVRDFFPFLGWIDVLTGLISSLKAIVREIDPFLDQVIEEHKKMRSDHDRYQPNKKDFVDILLQLQEDGMLDYKFTQDNLKAILLDMFVGGSETSSTTLEWLMSELIKNPNIMKRAQEEVRRVVGNKLKIDENDINQMGYLKCIIKETLRLHPALPFLIPRETSARVQFGGFDIPPETRVFINVWAIQRDPKVWERPEEFLPERFIDNPVDFRGQDFEFLPFGGGRRGCPGLTFALASVEYVIANMLCWFDWRLPKASVKGQDLDMGEVYGLTVGKKIPLHLIPTLHSL; via the exons ATGGCTCAGCTACCATGGTTAATGCTACAGTCATGGCAAGAGCTACACAAAATACCAGTACTCAATCCCTACCTATctcttcttttcatcttttcaaTTCTATATGTTTCTAAACTTATACTCAAAAGTGGCAAATCCAATTTACCTCCATCCCCAACAAAGCTGCCAATCATAGGCAACCTTCACCAGCTTGGCACACTCCCACATCGCTCTTTTCGATCCCTTTCTAAGAAGTATGGCCCCGTAATGCTCTTACACTTGGGTCATGCTCCATCCCTTGTGGTGTCATCTGCAGATATGGCTAGAGAAGTCATGAAGACACATGATATCACTTTCTCAAATCGGCCAAGAACTACAGCTGCTGACATCTTACTATACGGTTGTACAGACATAGGGTTTGCATCCTATGGTGAATATTGGAGACAAGCAAGGAAAATCTGCGTCCTTGAACTTTTGAGCCTCAGAAGGGTTCAATCATTCCAATATGTAAGGGAAGAAGAGgttattttattaacaaataGGATACGTGAGTCATGCCTCAAACAAACTTCTATTAATCTAAGCGAAATGTTCTTTGCCACCTCAAACAATATAGTCTCTAGATGTACGCTCGGACAGAAGTATGAAGGAGGAGATGGTAAAAGCAGGTTTCAACAACTAGCAAGAAGGCTAATGGTGCTATTGACAGCATTCTGCGTCAGAGATTTCTTCCCTTTTCTAGGATGGATTGATGTTCTTACAGGACTAATCTCAAGTTTGAAAGCCATTGTCAGAGAAATTGATCCATTTTTAGATCAAGTCATTGAAGAACACAAGAAAATGAGAAGCGATCATGATCGTTACCAACCAAATAAGAAAGACTTTGTTGACATTCTTCTCCAACTTCAAGAGGACGGTATGCTTGACTATAAGTTCACTCAAGACAACCTCAAAGCAATCTTactg GACATGTTTGTGGGAGGAAGTGAGACATCATCAACAACTTTGGAATGGTTAATGTCAGAGCTCATAAAAAATCCGAACATTATGAAGAGAGCACAAGAAGAGGTGAGAAGAGTGGTGGGCAACAAGTTGAAGATAGATGAGAATGACATCAATCAAATGGGTTACTTGAAATGTATTATTAAGGAAACTCTCAGACTCCATCCAGCACTTCCTTTTTTGATACCTCGAGAAACTTCAGCAAGGGTGCAATTTGGCGGTTTTGATATACCTCCTGAAACAAGAGTATTTATCAATGTATGGGCAATCCAAAGGGACCCTAAAGTATGGGAAAGGCCGGAAGAGTTTCTCCCCGAGAGATTCATTGACAATCCTGTTGATTTTAGAGGCCAAGACTTTGAATTTCTTCCATTTGGAGGTGGGAGAAGGGGATGCCCAGGGTTGACATTTGCTCTCGCTTCAGTTGAGTATGTGATTGCCAACATGTTATGTTGGTTTGATTGGAGGTTGCCGAAAGCTAGTGTAAAGGGGCAAGACTTGGACATGGGAGAAGTTTATGGGCTCACTGTGGGTAAGAAAATTCCTCTCCATTTGATACCAACACTACACTCTCTTTGA